The DNA sequence TCATGATCGGCCAGAGATGGACATCCTGGGCGGTCCTGAATTCGCACTGGGTGACGGCATCAGCGGCCAGTTGCCCCACCAGGGCCGTCCCGCGCGGAATCAGGTAGCCGTTCTCCAGCCGCCCGCCCTCCCGGTCCGGATCGAAACGCGCGATGCCCAGCGACGGCGTAGGCGCCAGGAAATGAGGGTAAACCATTTCCAGCAGGTGCTGGGTGAAGGCGGGAAACCGGGCGTCGAGCTTCAGTTGGACGCGCGCGGCCAGGAAGGCGAAGCCTTCGAGCAGGCGTTCGACATAGGGGTCGGAGACGTCGGCCGTATCCATGCCGAGCCGGCCGGCGATCTTGGGAAAGGACCGGGCGAACTCGCCTCCCATTTCCCGGATGTGGTGAAGCTCCTGATTGTAGAAGCGCAGGAAGGTTTCGTCCATCTACTCCGCCTCGGCAGGTTGTTCGGCTATCCTGACGGTGTTGCGATCCCGGTCCACTTCCGTCCGGAGCCTCAGGCGAAGCGGCACCGGCTGCGCCCAGAGATCGGCCTCGATGATGAAGACCAGCGTGGTGTCGCTGGAGCCGGCCGGAAGCAGCTTGACCTGGACGCCGCTCATCAGGCGGGGTTCGAAAACCGTCAGCGCTTCCTGGATCGCCCGCTCGAAGTCGCTGCGGTCCGTGGTGCCGCCGCCCTGCCCGGCCATCGGCCGCACGCCGAAGTTCAAGACACTCGTGGCGACCTCCGGATAATCGGAGAGATCGACCGACGAGCCCAGCGGGGTCGCGTTCAACAACCAGGAAACGTCACGCAGGATGACCGCGCGCAGCTGCGAGAGCGAAAAGCTGCGCCCGCCGTCCGTGAGGCGGTCCAGGAGGGAGGGCTGGACGAGATCGCGATAGCTGGCCTTGGACATAGGAGATCACCGGAGCAGGAGGGGGAATTCGGATCGGCGCAGCCGTCAGGCCACATTGCCATTAGAGCCGTGCCCGATCAGGTCGATCCGCCCGAGACAGCTGATGCAATGCGTTGCGCCATGGGCGCAACCTACGATCGTCGGTCCGCATCACCTCCACCCTGTGTCGAAACGTAGGTTGCGCCCATGGCGCAACACAGTGCCGCGAGTGGAGCGGCCAGCCGCGTTGACCGAAGCGGTTCAACCTGATCGGAATCCGCTCTATGTCACCTTGTCGGTGGCGCTGTTGGCGATCTGGCTCCAGGCGCTTTCGCCGGCATCGACCAGTTGGCCGGCCTTGTCCTGTTTCTTGTAGGCGATCTTGCAGGCGCCGAAACGGAAGACGATCGATTCGTCAGGGGCGGGATCGCCGTAGCTCCACTCGATGCGTTCGACCGCCAGCATGGAGAAGGTCCAGGTCAGGAACACGTTGGACTGCGCCTGGGTGCCCGCTCCCTTGTCGCCGGTCGACTTCAGCAATACCAGCTGCACATTATCGAAATGCGCGCCGCTGCCGCAGGCGACGAAGAGATCGGCGGACGCCGTATCTACTTGTTTCCTGATTGAAAACGCCTCGAACTCGGCCTTGCCCGCGCCGGCGCCGGCGGTGTGGGACGTGATGTTCAGCTTGTTCTCGAGCGAGAAGCTCCACTCGTCGCCAAGGGTGATCGCGTTGGCCTTGAGCTTCGACTCACCCTTGGGATGAATGCCGCTCTTCGAGGCTTGCGTGAAGAGAAGATAGGCATCGAAAGACATGATGAACTCCGGTGGAGAAGGATGATCCCTGAACTCACGCCAGCTTGGCGGAAGGCAGCCGGGACACGAGGCGAAGCGAAACCGTCAGCCCTTCGAGCTGGAAATGCGGCCTCAGGTAGAAGCGGGCCTGGTAGTAGCCTGGATTGTCCTGGACCTCCTCGACGATGACCTCGGCGGCGGCCAGGGGTTTCTTCGCCTTGTCCTCCTCGCTCGCAAGGTTCGGAGACGAGTGGACGTAGTTCTGTATCCAGCGATTGAGCCAGGCCTCGACGTCCGACCGGTCCTTGAAGGAACCGATCTTGTCGCGCACCAGGCACTTCAGGTAATGGGCGAAACGCGACGTCGCGAACATGTAAGGCAGCCTGGCGCTCAACTCGGCATTGGCCGAGGCGTCCGGATCGTCGTACTTGACCGGCTTGTTGAGGGTCTGCGCCCCGATGAAGACCGCCATGTCGGTGTTCTTCCGGTGGAGCATCGGCAGCAGCCCGTTCTTGGAAAGCTCCGCCTCGCGCCGGTCGCTGATCGCGATCTCGGTAGGACACTTCAAGTCCACGCCGCCGTCGTCGCTCGGAAAGGTGTGGGCGGGAAGTCCCTCGACCAAGCCACCGGATTCGACCCCGCGGATCTGCGACATCCAGCCATACAGCTTGTAGGAGCGGGTGATGTTGACGCCCATCGCGTAGGCGGCGTTGCACCACAGATATTTGCCGCTGTCGCCGCCGTCGACGTCCTCCTCGAAGGCGAATTCCGCGACGGGGTCGGTCTTGCTGCCGTAGGGCAGGCGTCCGAGCGTGCGGGGCAATGTCAGCGCGATATAGCGCGAGTCCTCGGAGTCCCGCAGCGATCGCCAGGCCGCGTATTCCGGCGTCTGGAAGATCTTGGTGAGATCGCGCGGATTGGCGAGTTCCTGCCAGGATTCCATGTTGAGGAGTTGGGGGGCCGCGGCGGCGATGAAGGGGGCATGCGCCGCCGCCGCGATCTGGCCGAGCGACGCGAGCAGCTCGACGTCGGGCGGCGTGTGGTCGAAGTGGAAGTCGCCGATCAGGCAGCCGTAAGGCTCGCCGCCGATCTGGCCGAACTCCTCCTCGTAGATCTTCTTGAACAGCGGGCTCTGATCCCAGGCGATCCCGCGGTACTTCCGCGCGGAACGCGCCAGCTCCTTCTTGCTGGTGTTCAGCACCCGGATCTTCAGGGTTTCGTCGGTTTCGGTGTTGAAGACGAGCTGGTGAAGGCCGCGCCATGCCGCTTCCAGCTGCTGGAAATCGGGATGATGGATGATCAGGTTCAGCTGCTCGGTCAGCTTGCGGTCGAGTTCCGCGACGATCGCCTGGATCGTGGCGACGGCATCGTCGCCGATCAGCTGGGTCTCGGCCAGCGCCTGCCCTGCCAAGGTCGCCACCGCGCGCTCGATCGCGTCGCGGTACTGTTCGGTGCGCGGCTTGAACTCGCGCTGAAGGAGCTGGGCGAAGCCGTCGTCGGTCAGGGTGGCTTCCGCGACGGGCGGTGCCGCCTGCTGCATCCGGGCCTGCTGCATCTGGTCCATGCTCATGACTGTGCTTCCCCTTCTTCCGATGCGGCGATCTCTTCGGAACCGGCCGGAGCGCCGGCCCTGGCCGACACGACCTTCAGCAACTCCGGGTCGGCGAGAAGCCGGCCCAGCAGGCGTTCGGCGCCGCTCTTGCCGTCCATGTATGTCAGCAGGTTGCCGAGCTCCGTCCGGGCATCCAGGAGCTTCCGGAGGGCATCGACCCGGCGCGCCACGGCGGCCGGCGAAAAGTCGTCCATCTGCTCGAACGTCAGGTCGACCGGCAGGCTTCCTTCGCCGGTCAGGGTGTTTTCGACGTTGATCGCCACCCGCGGCTTCATCGAGCGAAGCCTTGCGTCGAAGTTGTCGATATCGATCTCGACCATCTTGCGATCGGCCAGATCCGGCAGCGGCTCGACGCGCTTTCCGGAAAGATCGGCCAATACCCCCACGACGAAGGGCAACTGCACCTTCCGCTCGCTGCCGTACAGTTCGACGTCGTACTCGATCTGGACACGGGGCGCCCGGTTGCGGCGGATGAACTTCTGGCTGCTTGCTTTCAACATGATCTAATTTTCATCCTCTTCGATCGGTCCAGGACTGCGAAGCCCGGCCACATTGCGGAACTGGGGAGCGCCGTCGGGCGCCAGCTCCATCAGCAGCTCGAGAAAATCCCTCGACACCATCTGCTTGGCCCGCTCCAGCAGGATCGGGACGGGACTCGACGGCTCGTTGGTGCGGTACCATTGGCAGATGCGGTCAAGCAGGCCGATCACGTCGGAGCGGCCGGCTATCCCGCCGGTGATCGATCGCGGCGGATCGTCCTCCCGCCCGGTCCCGGCATCGGCCGGTTCGGCGGTGCGCCCGGGCCGGTGATCGTCGATCACCGACTTGACCTGCGCCAGCAGGTCCCTCAGCGGGTCCAGGCGGATCGCGTCGCCCGGCCCGACACGGGTCCGGATGCTGCCTTCGATGGCGGCCAGCGAGGCAAGACAGGATGCGATCGCGGCGCTCGCCTGGTCGAGCGCCGCCGGACCGGTCTCGCCGAACGCTCCCTCGACCTGGGCCAGCGTCGGACCTTCGCCGTCCGGGTTGCCATGCCGGACCGCCTGCCAGTCGTTGAAGGTGAAGCTGCCGACGCCGCGGGCGGCCGCAAGCGGAATACGCCGGATCTCGGCCAGCAATCCGGCTGAATCGCGGAGATTGGCAAGCGCGTTCAGGCGTATGGTCTGATCGCCCTCGTCGTCCGGGTCGGGGGCAGGGTGCAGTTCGTCCCAGTAGCCGTCAAGGAACCCGGCGATCAGCGAGAGACCGCCGGCAAGCCCGGCGAACCCCTCCGTACCGAGCCAGGCACGAGCCAGGGCGATCGCGATGCGGATGTCCTTGCTTCGCCCGGCAAGTTCGCCCCCCAGTTCCGCGACACGCCGCCAGTCCGGCGCGTCCCCGGCCACGGTCTGGTCGCCGGCCTGCCGCTCGGGTCCTGCACGGGTGGCGCGTTCCAATTCCAGGAAACCTGGATCATAGTCCAGGGGTTCACCGCACGGGGACGCTCCGTCGACGGGCTCAAGCAATTCCGCATGATCAGCGCTCCGCATCTTTCGCCTTCCGGGACTGCGATACACCAGCGGTGCCGATCCGATGATTTTCCGACACTGCATAGCGGGATTATTAAGTCATCTGCCGGAATGATCGTCATACGGGATTGGCATATCGACATGCCGGCAATGAAATCACCCTGAATTACATCGGTGAATATCGCTATTACCTAAACGCATGCAGGAACAGGCCGGAACCTGTCTATGTTGAGACCGTCGAATCTAGCTCTCAACAAGTCCACATCAGGCGGGCCGCGCGAATGTCGTGGAACAACAAGGTCATCTGGTCGGAGGGATTGTTCCTGCGGCCGCAGCACCTTCAGCAAGCCGATCGCTACATGGAGAAGTTCGTCCGCGGCCGAACCCAGGCGCTGCGCGGTTACGGCTGGGGGTTCACCGAACTCCGCATCAACCGTGAACTGCTGAGCCTCGGCAAGATCGCCATCGAACATGCAGCCGGCGTCATGGAGGACGGCACGCCTTTCACCATTCCCGACGAAGCCGATCAGCCGGCCCCCTTCGCTCCCCCCGGCAACCTGCGCAACGCGGTCATCCATCTGGCGCTGCCGGCCTATCAGCCGGGTGCAGCCGAAGCGGATGCCAGGACCGGAGATGAAGTCGTCACCCGCTACACGATCGCGGAACAGGACCTCGCCGACGGCAATGCCGGAGAACGGGAGCAGGTCGCGATCGACATCGGCCGCCTGCGCTTCCGGCTGATCGCCGAAGGCGCCGAACGGACGGGTTTCATCTCCATGCCGATCGTCCGCCTGATGGAGGTCCGAGCGGACCATCAGGTCGTCCTCGACGAGAGCTTCGTTCCTCCGGCGCTCGACTGCGCCTGCTCATCGGTCCTGGCCGGCTACGTGACCGAGATCGAGGGATTGCTGCATCACCGCGGCGAAGCCCTGGCGGCCCGCGTCTCGCAATCCGGGGCCAAGGGCGTCGCGGAAATCGCGGACTTCCTGATGCTCCAGATGATCAACCGTCACGAACCGTCCTTCGCCCATGTGAGCCGGTGTTCCACGGTGCACCCCGAGACGCTGTACGGCCTGATGGTTCAGCTTGCCGGCGAGCTTGCCACCTACGCCCGCCTGGACAAGCGGGCGCCTGCCTGTCCGGCATACCGGCACGAGGATCTGGCGGCGACGTTCCAGCCCGTCATCCAGTCGATCCGCCAGTCGCTGAACACCGTCCTGGAGCAGACGGCGATCCAGGTTCCGCTCCGCGAGCACAGGTACGGGATCCATCTGGCCGAAGTGAACGACCGGACCCTCTTCCGGACCTCGGCCTTCGTCCTGGCGGTACGCGCCGACGTCGAAGCGGAGCGGTTGCGCCGCGCCTTCCCCTCCCAGGTGAAGATCGGCCCGGTCGAGCGGATCAAGGAACTGGTCAACGTGGCTTTGCCGGGAATGGTCGTCGATCCGCTTCCGGTGGCGCCCCGCCAGATCCCGTTCCATGTCGGCGTGACTTACTTCGAGATCGACCGGAACAGCGCCTTCTGGAAGGAGATGCAGACCTCCGGCGGCCTGGCGCTGCATGTCGCGGGTGATTTTCCCAACCTCGAAATGACCCTCTGGGCGATCCGCGGCGATTGAGCGCCGCGACCGGCCCCTTCGTCCCGCCCATCCGTCCAGCCGTGGAGGCACGAACCCATGCCATTGGTCTTGCGCGTCGAGGGACCGGGAACGATCCGGTACCGCGGGTCGGACTTGCCCGAGCTGATCGAGATCGACGACCGGCTGACGGTCGGCCGCGACGAGAGGAACGACCTCGTCCTGAGCGACGAACGACGGGGCATCTCGACCGAACATTGCCGCATCGAACGCATCGACCGGGATTATGCGGTGACCGACCGCAGCCGCAACGGCACCTTCCTCAATGACGACACCGTGGCGATCGGACTTGGCAAGCATGCTCCGCTGAAGGCCGGCGACGTGATCCGGATCGGCGAATTCGCCCTTCATGTCGTCTCGGTACAGGCGCTCATGCCGCTTCCGGTTCCTGAAGAACCGCACCCTCCGCCCGCCGAAGCCTTTTCCGAACCGCAAGTCCCCGGCCCGGCGCGATCGATGTGGCCGCCCGACGACGGCGAACAGCCGGCCGAAGACATGACCTTCCGGGGCGTCGGCAGAAACGCTTTCGCGGACCATCTGCGGCCGGAAGCCTCGGTCTTTGTGGCACCCGCCGTCGGGCGCGAACGGATTCCGGACGATTGGAAATTTCCAGCCGAAACGCCACCCCGCGACATCGGAAGGATCGAACGCCCACCGCCGGCTGACGTGACCAAGCCGGTCGGCATCGACAAGCCGGCCCCGATCGACGATCCGACGGAAGACCCGGCGTCGAAAGCGGTCGATGCGATGCTCAACATCTGCGGGTTGACGCGAGGCGACGTGCCGGACGATCGCCTTGTCGAAGTGATGAGCCGCATGGCGCACGCCTTCCGCATAGCGGTCGGCAATCTCCACGCCATGCTGCTCGCACGCTCGGAAGCCAAGCAGGAATTCGGGGCCGAGCGGACGATGATCGCGCGGCTGGACAACAATGCGCTGAAGTTTCCGATGGACATGAACGCCGCCCTGAGGACGCTGATGATGAACGACATGGCCGGCTTCCTGCCGGCGGAGCGGGCGGTCGCCCAGGCCTTCGACGATATCAAGGCTCATCAGGTAAGCCTGCTGGCCACCACCCAGGCGACGCTTCAGATGCTGGTGCGCCAATTGGCGCCGGGATCGGTCACCGCCGGGATGAAACGCGGCCCCATGGCCGGATGGGTACCGATCCTCGCCAAGGCGCGCGCCTGGGACCGTTATGTTGAGTTGCACGGCAGCATCGACGACGATCTCGCGGCCGGCGACATGAGGATGCCGGCCGACATGTCGCCCCGTGCCTCCGCGCCGCGCTCGGCGGACGGCCGGCCGCTCCGCCGAAGGGCGAAGCCGGCAACTCCCGCGACCGGGAGCCCGACGTCATGACCGCCGACCGGACCGCGATCATTCCCGCCGACGTCTTCCTGGGTCTCCAGCGGGGCTACGACACGGTTGACCCGCCAGGGCAGGACTCGTCCAGGCCGTGGGAGCGGATCAGCCTCGGCCGTACCAGTCCGCTCGTCATGGCGGCGGCACCGCTGCTCAGCCTGTGCGGGCGCATCAGGAGCCAGGCGTCGCATGCCGACGTCGATACCCTGCGCCTGCATGTCCTGGGCGAGATCGACCGTTTCGAGCGCAGGATCACGCCTCTCGGCCTGTCGGCGCGTTCGATCCGGGCGGGCAAGTACGCTCTCTGCGCGACGATAGACGATATCGTCCTCAATACCCCCTGGGGCGGCAACAGTGTCTGGACGACCCGGAGCATGGTCGGCACGCTGTTCAGCGAAACCTGGGGCGGCGATCGCTTCTTCGACCTGCTGGCCCAGCTGAAGCGGGATCCCGGAAACAACATCGACCTGATCGAGCTGCTCTATTACTGCATCAGCCTCGGTTTCGAGGGAAAGTACCGGATAGCGCCGCGCGGCGCGTCGGAACTCGCCACGGTTCGCGAGGACCTGTATCGCCTGATCTGCAACGTCCGGGGCGACTTCGAGCGCGACATCTCTCCGCACTGGCGCGGTACCGGCCTCGGACATCGCGGCCCCGATGCCGTGGTGCCGCCCTGGATCGCCGCGGCAGTGGCTGCGGCCTTGCTGATCCTGCTCATCTGCGGTCTCGCCCTCGCGATCAACCGGCGCTCCGATGCCATGTTTTCGGACTTGGCGGCCCTGCCGCCGGCCGGCGCCGTCGATCTGATCCGTGCGGCCCCCGCCCCGCCGCCCCCTCCCCCGCCGCCGGAGGTCGCCGCCGGCCGGACGGAAGCGCTGCGGAAGTTCCTGGAACCCGAGATCCGCGACGGGCTGGTATCGGTGCGGGAGGATGCCCAGACGATCGGCGTCCGGATCGCGGGGGACGGGATGTTCTCCTCCGGCCGCGCCGACGTGCTTGAGCGGTTCGAGCCCCTGCTAGCCCGCATCGGCCAGGCGCTGAACGACCAGCCGGGCGAGATCCTGGTCACCGGCCATACCGACAGCCTGCCGATCCGCTCCCTGAAGTTCCCGTCCAACTGGGACCTCTCGCTGGCGCGAGCGAAGGCGGCGGCCGCCCTGATCGGCGGGGCCATGGCGGATCCGTCGCGGCTGACCTCGGAAGGGAAAGACTCGAGCCAGCCGGTCGCCTCGAACGACACGGACCAAGGGCGCAAACTGAACCGGCGGATCGAGCTGGTCATCCTCAAGGCCCAATGAGGGAAAAATCGATGATCGATGCTCTGAAGCTGCCGATCTCCCCGCGGACGGGGTTCATTCTCTGCGGCCTCGCCGTCGTTTCCGGGACGGCCTTCGTCATCGGGCCGCTGATTTCGATCGGTGGCGCCGATCCCTTCTCCAGCCTTGCCGGCAGGATCGGCTTCGCCGCGCTGGCACCGGGGATCTACGGCGTGACGAGGCTGGTCGAGAGCTGGAGGACGTTCCGGCAGAACGCGGCCATGCTCGATACGGCGGTCAGGCCGGACGCCGATGCCGCCGGCGGGGCCGAGGACGTCCGGGAAAGCGCGGAGATAGCCCGGCGCCTGCGGGAAGCCCTGTCGGTGCTCAGGAAGCGCCGCTTCCAGGGAGCCGCGGGCAAACGCTGGCTGTACCAGATCCCCTGGTACGTCATCATCGGACCGCCGGGTTCCGGCAAGACGACGGCGCTGGTCAATGCCGGCCTCAGCTTCCCGCTTGCCGACCGGTTCGGCCGGAATGCCATGCGCGGCATCGGCGGGACGCGAAGCTGCGACTGGTGGTTCACCGACGAGGCCGTGCTGATCGACACCGCCGGCCGCTACACGACCCAGGACAGCGATGCCGGCAAGGACCATGCCGCCTGGCTGGGCTTCCTGCGCCTGCTGAGGCGGTATCGCCGCCGCCAGCCGCTGAACGGGCTGCTGGTGGCGATCGCGGTCGACGAGGTGACCGAAGGCGGGGAGGAGGCGCGTCTGGCGCATGCCCGGCTGATCCGCCGACGCATTCAGGAAGTCCAGGCCGAGTTGCAGATCCGCTTGCCGGTCTACCTGCTCCTGACCAAGGCGGACCTGATCTCCGGCTTTATCGAGTTCTTCGACGATCTCGGCCGCGAGGGCCGGCAGTCCGTCTGGGGCTTCACCTTCGACTGGGGTGGAAACCGGGATGGTGATCCGGACGTCACGCCGGTGGACCGCTTCGGCGGCGAATTCGACGCGCTGGTCGGCCGGCTGGACGAAAGGCTGATCGACCGGCTGCATCAGGAAAGCGATGGCGCTCGGCGCAATGTCGTCTACGGCTTTCCGCATCAGGTCGCCAGCATCAAGGACGCGCTGATCCAATTCGTCGAGGAGGCGTTCCGACCGAACTCCTTCGAGCAGGAGATCATGCTGCGCGGCGCCTATTTCGTCAGCGGCACCCAGGTCGGCACGCCGATCGACCGCGTCCTGTCCGCCATGAGAAGGAGCTTCGGGATCGGTCCCCAGCCGAAAGCGGCCGGTATCCAGGCGAAGCGCAGCTATTTCCTGACCCGCCTGCTGCGCGAGGTGGTGTTCGGCGAAGCCGGGTTGGCAAATGCCGATCCCCGGATCGAGCGGCACCGGCGCCGGATCGCCTGGAGCCTCCATGGCGCGATCGCCGTCCTGTGCGTCGCGGCCGCCGGGGTGGCGGGGGCCGGCTACATGCTCAACCGCACGCTGATCGCGAAGGTCGAGGCCGCCGCGGGCGACTACGCCTCGAAGGCGCGGGAGATGGACCTGGACCAGGTCGGCGATCTCGACCTCGCCCGTGTCCTGCCCCTGCTCAACGAGGTGCGCGACTTGCCCACCGGCTATGCGGAACGCGATCTGCCGCGTTCGTGGGTGGCGGGCCTGGGCCTGGACCAGACCGAAAAGCTCGGCTCGCAAACGGTCGGCGCCTATCGCCGCATCCTCGGCTCCGTACTGCTGCCGCGCCTGATCCTGAGATTGGAGGACCAGCTCCGCAGGCGCCCCGACGAACCGGAGTTCCTCTATCAGGCCCTGAAGGCCTATCTCATGCTCGGCGGACAGGGGCCGATGGACCGCGCGTTCGTCGGGCGCTGGTTCGAGTTCGAGATCAGGGCATCCTATCCCGACCAGCAGGACGCCCGGCTGCGGCAGGATCTCGGCGGCCACATCAAGGCCCTGCTCGAGCGTCCGTTGCCGCAAGTCGGCCTGGACGGCGATCTGGTGAGCCAGCTCCGCGCCGTCCTGAAACAGACTTCGCTCGCCAAGCAGACGCTCGACGCGATCGCCGCCGGTCCGGAGGCCGCGGCACTTCCCACCTGGACGATAGCCGATCATGCCGGCCCGGCCGGTACCTGGGTCTTCCGCCGCGCCAGCGGCCTGCCGCTCGCCGACGGCATTCCCGGCCTCTATACCCGCGACGGCTTCTTCAGGACCTTCCTGCCGCTGCTGCCCCATTACGCGGCGACGACGCGGCAGGAGGCGTGGGTCCTTGGCACCGGGCCGGCGACGTCGAGCCCGGAAGCCGAGGCGCAGCACGAACGCGATACCGTCGGTCTCTATCTCCAGGCGTTCGCGCTCCGATGGGACGGGCTGCTGGGCGACGTCGCCGTCAATCCGGCGAAATCCTACGACGATGCGTTGCGCACGCTGAGCATCCTGTCGTCGCCGACCTCGCCGATCCGCCTTCTGGTCGTCTCGGCCGGCACCGAGACCACGCTCGCACAGCCGGCCGGCGACGCGGCGCCCCCGGACCGTCAGGCGATGGCGGACGAGAAGCTCGCCAATCTCCTGCTTCGGCAGCGGAACCCCGACAGCATCGCCGCCCTGGCGGAGCGTTTCAGCGGCGAGCATTTCCGGGAGCTGCACGCCCTGAGCACGGTTCCGCCCGGCAGCCCGGCCGGCGCCCAACCTAGGATCGACGAGGTGATCGTCAGCCTCGGCAATCTCTACCGCTCGCTCAACCAGACCCGCTTCGGGGGAGCAAGCTCCGGGGACGCGCGGGGCGGCGGCCAGATCACGCCGCTGCAAGGCAGCGCCGACGGCGCGGCTGCCCTGGCCGAGATCGATGCGCAGGCCGCCAGCCTGCCGGCCCCGGTGCGCAACTGGATCACCGGCATCAGCCGGACCAGTTCCTCCCTGTCGGCGGACGGCGTTCGTCAACGGCTCACCGATGCGTGGCTTGGGAACGGCGGTCGGTTCTGTGCCCAGGCGACGGCCGGCCGCTACCCCTTCGACAGGAACGGCGCCGACGAAATCTCGCTCGAGGACTTCGCCCGGCTCTTCGCGAAAGGCGGGCTGATCGACAGCTTCTTCGAACAGAACCTGGCTGCCTTCGTGGACAAGTCTTCCAAGCCCTGGCGATGGCGCAAGTTCGGCTCGGTCGATCTGAAGCTGTCGCGGGAGTCCCTTGCCCAGTTCGAGCGGGCGGCACTGATCCGCGACGGCATGTTCCCGCCCGGCAGCGCCAGGCCGGAGGCCGGCTTCCGCTTGACGCTGGTGCGCACCAGTCCCGGAACGGACGGGATCGACGTCTCCGTCGGCGGCAGGACCGCCAGCCTTGTCGCGGGGAACGCCCGGTCGGCGCAACTGAGCTGGCCCGGGAACGATCCCGCCGCCGGCACGAGCGTGACCTTCAGGTCCGGTCTTCCCGACGCGCGTCCGGCCACGATCGCCATCGACGGTCCCTGGTCGCTGTTCCGCCTGCTCGACCGGAGCCTGCTTCGGGCCGACGCCGCGACGCGCGATCGTCTGTCCGTCCGGATCGCCGACGGTCCCGCGGAGGCCGATCTCTTCCTTCAGGAAAGCAGCCTTGCAAACCCGTTCGGGTCCAATCCCGCCGGCGCCTTCCGCTGCCCCGGAACGCTCTGACCAGGAACCTATCTCATGACCGTTCTGCGCATCGGCTATTACGGAAAGCTTCCCGCCAGAGCCGACTTCGTCGGCCGCCGTCTTCCCGAGGATTTCATCGAGCCCTGGGATGCCTGGATGCAATCGGCTCTCTCGGCCGGAGAGGCTGCGGGCGGCGAGGCCTGGAGGCAGCGCTTCCTGGAATCACCCACTTGGCGTTTCGCCCTGCCGGCCGGTTCCTGCGGCCGTACCGGCTGGACCGGAGCCCTTCGCCCGAGCGTGGATGCGGTCGGGCGCTGCTTTCCGTTCGTGCTGGCGGCGGAACTGCCGGGCGCCGCCGACATCCTCGCCGTCATGGATGCCGGTTCGGGATGGTACGAGACCTTGGAAGCGATGGCCGGCGCTACCGCCCGGCCAGACTTCGACCTCGAATGGCTGGACCGGCCGCTGCCGTCCCTCCGGTCCGCCGCCGGCGGCAGGGATCCATGGCCGTCGCTCGGCGGCATCTATTCCGGAGGGCTCTGGCACCGACTCCCCAGCATCCTGGCGGCGACGGCGGCACTGCGCCGGCAGCCATCGTCCGGGCGGGCGGCGGCGATCTGGTGGACGGCCGGCACGCCGGCGTTCGGATCCGGCATCGCCCTGACCTCGGGACTGATCCCTCCCGCCGCCTTCCCCGCCCTGATCGACGGTTCCTGGCGCGACCATGGCTGGACGGTGACGGACGGCACGGCGCAGGCCCACGATCCGGGCCCGGCCCCGCCGG is a window from the Skermanella sp. TT6 genome containing:
- the tagH gene encoding type VI secretion system-associated FHA domain protein TagH, giving the protein MPLVLRVEGPGTIRYRGSDLPELIEIDDRLTVGRDERNDLVLSDERRGISTEHCRIERIDRDYAVTDRSRNGTFLNDDTVAIGLGKHAPLKAGDVIRIGEFALHVVSVQALMPLPVPEEPHPPPAEAFSEPQVPGPARSMWPPDDGEQPAEDMTFRGVGRNAFADHLRPEASVFVAPAVGRERIPDDWKFPAETPPRDIGRIERPPPADVTKPVGIDKPAPIDDPTEDPASKAVDAMLNICGLTRGDVPDDRLVEVMSRMAHAFRIAVGNLHAMLLARSEAKQEFGAERTMIARLDNNALKFPMDMNAALRTLMMNDMAGFLPAERAVAQAFDDIKAHQVSLLATTQATLQMLVRQLAPGSVTAGMKRGPMAGWVPILAKARAWDRYVELHGSIDDDLAAGDMRMPADMSPRASAPRSADGRPLRRRAKPATPATGSPTS
- the icmH gene encoding type IVB secretion system protein IcmH/DotU yields the protein MTADRTAIIPADVFLGLQRGYDTVDPPGQDSSRPWERISLGRTSPLVMAAAPLLSLCGRIRSQASHADVDTLRLHVLGEIDRFERRITPLGLSARSIRAGKYALCATIDDIVLNTPWGGNSVWTTRSMVGTLFSETWGGDRFFDLLAQLKRDPGNNIDLIELLYYCISLGFEGKYRIAPRGASELATVREDLYRLICNVRGDFERDISPHWRGTGLGHRGPDAVVPPWIAAAVAAALLILLICGLALAINRRSDAMFSDLAALPPAGAVDLIRAAPAPPPPPPPPEVAAGRTEALRKFLEPEIRDGLVSVREDAQTIGVRIAGDGMFSSGRADVLERFEPLLARIGQALNDQPGEILVTGHTDSLPIRSLKFPSNWDLSLARAKAAAALIGGAMADPSRLTSEGKDSSQPVASNDTDQGRKLNRRIELVILKAQ
- the tssM gene encoding type VI secretion system membrane subunit TssM, encoding MIDALKLPISPRTGFILCGLAVVSGTAFVIGPLISIGGADPFSSLAGRIGFAALAPGIYGVTRLVESWRTFRQNAAMLDTAVRPDADAAGGAEDVRESAEIARRLREALSVLRKRRFQGAAGKRWLYQIPWYVIIGPPGSGKTTALVNAGLSFPLADRFGRNAMRGIGGTRSCDWWFTDEAVLIDTAGRYTTQDSDAGKDHAAWLGFLRLLRRYRRRQPLNGLLVAIAVDEVTEGGEEARLAHARLIRRRIQEVQAELQIRLPVYLLLTKADLISGFIEFFDDLGREGRQSVWGFTFDWGGNRDGDPDVTPVDRFGGEFDALVGRLDERLIDRLHQESDGARRNVVYGFPHQVASIKDALIQFVEEAFRPNSFEQEIMLRGAYFVSGTQVGTPIDRVLSAMRRSFGIGPQPKAAGIQAKRSYFLTRLLREVVFGEAGLANADPRIERHRRRIAWSLHGAIAVLCVAAAGVAGAGYMLNRTLIAKVEAAAGDYASKAREMDLDQVGDLDLARVLPLLNEVRDLPTGYAERDLPRSWVAGLGLDQTEKLGSQTVGAYRRILGSVLLPRLILRLEDQLRRRPDEPEFLYQALKAYLMLGGQGPMDRAFVGRWFEFEIRASYPDQQDARLRQDLGGHIKALLERPLPQVGLDGDLVSQLRAVLKQTSLAKQTLDAIAAGPEAAALPTWTIADHAGPAGTWVFRRASGLPLADGIPGLYTRDGFFRTFLPLLPHYAATTRQEAWVLGTGPATSSPEAEAQHERDTVGLYLQAFALRWDGLLGDVAVNPAKSYDDALRTLSILSSPTSPIRLLVVSAGTETTLAQPAGDAAPPDRQAMADEKLANLLLRQRNPDSIAALAERFSGEHFRELHALSTVPPGSPAGAQPRIDEVIVSLGNLYRSLNQTRFGGASSGDARGGGQITPLQGSADGAAALAEIDAQAASLPAPVRNWITGISRTSSSLSADGVRQRLTDAWLGNGGRFCAQATAGRYPFDRNGADEISLEDFARLFAKGGLIDSFFEQNLAAFVDKSSKPWRWRKFGSVDLKLSRESLAQFERAALIRDGMFPPGSARPEAGFRLTLVRTSPGTDGIDVSVGGRTASLVAGNARSAQLSWPGNDPAAGTSVTFRSGLPDARPATIAIDGPWSLFRLLDRSLLRADAATRDRLSVRIADGPAEADLFLQESSLANPFGSNPAGAFRCPGTL
- the tagF gene encoding type VI secretion system-associated protein TagF, with amino-acid sequence MTVLRIGYYGKLPARADFVGRRLPEDFIEPWDAWMQSALSAGEAAGGEAWRQRFLESPTWRFALPAGSCGRTGWTGALRPSVDAVGRCFPFVLAAELPGAADILAVMDAGSGWYETLEAMAGATARPDFDLEWLDRPLPSLRSAAGGRDPWPSLGGIYSGGLWHRLPSILAATAALRRQPSSGRAAAIWWTAGTPAFGSGIALTSGLIPPAAFPALIDGSWRDHGWTVTDGTAQAHDPGPAPPEWDRTA